A single region of the Acidobacteriota bacterium genome encodes:
- a CDS encoding protein kinase: MIGKTLGHYAIVSLLGKGGMGEVYRATDLRLGRDVAIKVLPAELAEDAGRLARFEQEAKALAALNNPNIAAIYGLEEWGGIHFIVLELVEGETLADAISQGPLPVEESLELALQIAEALAAAHAKGIIHRDLKPANIKVTPNGRVKVLDFGMAKAMPPEQTDVDRSQSSTRSPGSTLQGWIVGTPAYMAPEQARGQGIDKRADIWAFGVVLFEMLSGKRLFAGDTLSDTIAMVLTREPDFSSLPVKLHPENSNVLSRCLEKDPRNRFHDIADARIEIEGILSGPRPLLPRRPAPPGAITALLRSLPLITAIAAAALITGTTVWRIRTPEPREVVRFTYEIPAEQKFGTYDTSQPLLAVSPDGALMAYCTPGGIYLHRLDEADARLVPGVEPNPRQPFFSPDGRWIGYWSEADGLLKKIPVDGGTPVSLTDEAPVSYLSWNGDDTILYAGPRGITRIPAAGGKPETLIRSEEVPFFSPRLLPDGKHVIFTLGSAAGRYLVVAQSLVSGERKILAVGSDAWYCPTGHLVYLFQKNLVAVPFEADTLEIKGGQVSMVEDVSHKWGAPHYALAAGGTLVYMHGSSSKASFSRTLHWIDQNGGEEPLGAPPDAYTNPRISPDGSRVALCLAGSLSAYNIHIWDPVRAALVPRTFDQSVNISPLWAPDGRWIAFHHQMESDMSIGRIAVDGPGNLTGLYARRNMALMPECWSGDGKTLLVTVDLVGSSNFDIAALSLQGGTDWKPLLQEKHNELQPRLSPDGRWLAYTSDASGAEEVWVCPFPAVDTGRTQISRKGGNSPLWSPDGEALFYRCGDEVMAVSVSAGAHFSHDRAHSLFRGDYVTADTWVGSLGLQAWDIHPRSRRFLMMKEAGPAATTPHKINIVLNWFEELKLKGQ; encoded by the coding sequence ATGGGGGAGGTGTACCGGGCCACCGACCTCCGGCTCGGGCGGGACGTGGCGATCAAGGTGCTGCCGGCGGAGCTCGCGGAGGACGCCGGCCGGCTCGCGCGCTTCGAGCAGGAGGCCAAGGCCCTCGCGGCCCTCAATAATCCCAATATCGCGGCCATCTACGGGCTCGAGGAATGGGGGGGCATACATTTTATCGTACTCGAACTAGTCGAGGGGGAAACCCTGGCGGACGCCATCAGCCAGGGGCCGCTCCCCGTCGAGGAGTCGCTGGAGCTGGCGCTGCAGATCGCCGAGGCCCTCGCGGCCGCGCATGCGAAGGGCATCATCCACCGCGACCTCAAGCCCGCCAATATCAAGGTGACGCCCAACGGGAGGGTGAAGGTCCTCGATTTCGGGATGGCCAAGGCCATGCCCCCGGAGCAGACCGACGTGGACCGCTCGCAATCCTCCACGAGGAGCCCGGGGAGCACCCTCCAGGGATGGATCGTGGGCACGCCCGCCTACATGGCGCCCGAACAGGCGCGCGGCCAGGGGATCGACAAACGGGCGGACATCTGGGCCTTCGGCGTGGTGCTCTTTGAAATGCTCTCCGGGAAACGACTGTTTGCCGGAGACACCCTGTCGGACACCATCGCCATGGTGCTGACCCGGGAGCCGGACTTCTCCTCCCTGCCCGTGAAGCTGCACCCGGAAAACAGCAACGTGCTGAGCCGCTGCCTCGAGAAGGACCCCAGGAACCGGTTCCATGACATCGCCGACGCGCGGATCGAGATCGAGGGGATCCTGTCCGGCCCGCGCCCCCTCCTCCCCCGCCGGCCCGCGCCCCCCGGGGCCATAACGGCGCTCCTGCGCTCCCTCCCCCTGATCACCGCCATAGCCGCTGCCGCCCTCATCACCGGGACCACCGTCTGGCGCATCCGGACCCCGGAGCCGCGCGAGGTCGTGCGTTTCACCTACGAGATCCCGGCGGAACAGAAATTCGGCACCTACGACACCTCCCAGCCGCTGCTGGCGGTATCGCCCGACGGCGCGCTCATGGCCTATTGCACGCCCGGCGGGATTTACCTGCACCGCCTGGACGAGGCGGACGCCCGACTGGTCCCGGGAGTCGAGCCCAACCCGCGGCAGCCCTTCTTTTCACCCGATGGGCGGTGGATCGGCTACTGGTCCGAAGCGGACGGCCTCCTGAAGAAGATCCCGGTCGACGGGGGGACGCCCGTATCGCTGACCGACGAGGCGCCCGTATCCTATCTGAGCTGGAACGGGGACGACACGATCCTCTATGCCGGCCCCCGGGGCATCACGAGGATTCCGGCCGCGGGCGGGAAGCCCGAGACCCTCATCCGGTCGGAAGAGGTGCCTTTCTTCTCCCCGCGCCTGCTGCCGGACGGCAAGCACGTGATCTTCACCCTCGGCAGTGCCGCGGGCCGGTACCTTGTCGTCGCGCAATCGCTGGTCTCGGGCGAGCGGAAGATCCTGGCCGTCGGAAGCGACGCCTGGTATTGCCCGACGGGCCACCTCGTTTACCTGTTTCAGAAGAACCTTGTCGCCGTCCCGTTCGAAGCCGACACCCTGGAAATCAAGGGCGGTCAGGTCTCCATGGTGGAGGACGTTTCCCACAAGTGGGGCGCGCCCCACTATGCCCTGGCAGCGGGGGGGACGCTGGTATACATGCACGGGAGTTCGAGCAAGGCCTCGTTCAGCCGCACCCTTCACTGGATCGACCAAAACGGCGGGGAGGAGCCGCTCGGCGCACCCCCCGACGCCTACACCAACCCGAGGATATCGCCCGACGGGAGCAGGGTGGCCCTGTGCCTCGCCGGCTCGCTTTCGGCCTACAATATTCATATCTGGGACCCGGTCCGCGCGGCCCTGGTCCCGCGCACTTTCGATCAAAGCGTCAACATCTCGCCCCTCTGGGCCCCCGACGGCCGGTGGATCGCCTTCCACCACCAGATGGAATCGGACATGTCCATAGGCAGGATCGCGGTCGACGGCCCCGGAAACCTGACGGGGCTCTACGCGCGGCGCAACATGGCCCTGATGCCGGAGTGCTGGAGCGGGGACGGGAAGACCCTCCTGGTGACGGTGGACCTGGTCGGCAGCTCCAACTTCGATATCGCCGCCCTGTCCCTGCAGGGCGGCACGGACTGGAAACCGCTGCTGCAGGAGAAGCACAACGAGCTGCAGCCCCGGCTGTCCCCCGACGGGCGGTGGCTGGCCTACACCTCGGACGCGTCGGGCGCGGAGGAGGTCTGGGTGTGCCCCTTCCCCGCCGTCGATACGGGCCGTACGCAGATCTCCAGAAAGGGGGGGAACAGCCCGCTCTGGTCCCCGGACGGGGAGGCGCTGTTCTACCGCTGCGGGGACGAAGTCATGGCCGTTTCGGTGAGCGCGGGTGCGCACTTCAGCCACGACCGGGCGCACAGCCTTTTCCGGGGCGATTACGTGACCGCCGACACCTGGGTCGGGTCG